Below is a genomic region from Procambarus clarkii isolate CNS0578487 chromosome 63, FALCON_Pclarkii_2.0, whole genome shotgun sequence.
GGGGCATTGGGCATCGACCTCGCCCCCCAATGACACTTCCCATGCAATCGTAAATGATCATGCAAAGTCAAAGTACCCTGCGAGTAGCCCCAAGTATTTGGCCTCCAGCCTCGAATGAACAAATATTCTCATTTATAGATACAGTATATAGTTTAATACAGTACCTGGATTGAATATTATTTAATGGCAACTCTTGTGATTCTGTTTACTGTATCATGCACTGTAATTTTGTATGTTTCTGTCTAGGGTTTGAACATACGTACTGTAATGTAATCTTTTTAACCTAATCTAAATCAGTGTCGTAAAGGACGAGAGATATTTGGTTGCTGGTACGATGAGGGCCGACTATGTTACCGGGTCAGTGGAACTCCAACTTGGAGCACTCTTGCTTCAGAATCTCTGTACAGATACAGGGAACTGGAAAAACTGACAGGTATGATCTGTAGGGCATTTTCTTTTAGTTTACAGTGTTCGGGTTAATACCTAAATCTTCATTCGTAAACCTAACCAAGACCTGGCTAAGAGTGGAAGTAAATAAAATACAGTTCAACACGACTAGATGTGCAGCTCCTGCAACTATTGTTTACAGACTTGATAAGAAGGGCTGTGAACTTGCCATCTCGTATTATTGAGAGCTGAACTGTCTTAGTCATTAAGGTAAGGGATATCTGTAGTGAACATAAGTTATATATGTTCAGTTTGCTACCTATGTATCAAGGTTGTGACAATTTGCACAGTATAGAGCATAGAATCACTTCATGCTAACATATCTGACCAATGGTAATATCAGAAATCATATGATAATTAAATATAATGCTAcctgattggtggtggtgatgttaacattgatctttgttcatcaaaagcATGTGATTGTACCTTTGGTTGTATCTTTGATTGTACATGTGCTTGTGCTGTACCtgtctctggccctcttgcaatttctgttgaaccaatcctgtttcttagTTCTGCATCTCGGGTATATATCTTTTTATATCTTTAttgtatatttcacaaaacttgacatatatctcatttacttccttgcctgacAACAAGTTTTTCCAATCAAATTCATTAAAGAATTTTAAAAATTCCTCCATTGTGCCCTCTTctgaaatcaggtttttcaactgctttactcgttcattttCCTCATTCACTtctagattataatgcattgcatactttattttcaaagtgacatggtcacttttacccaaggggagaagttatttaatgtcaaatatctcttcttttttcctggtgaatatcaaatccagcattgAAGGAACATCCCTTTCCCTCATTCTCATAGCTTGTTTAATGTGTTATGCATGAGTGtctccaggatgaggtttacaatTCAACCATTCTAAAAGTCCTCTGTTCTTGCTTCGTAGGTCTCTCATTCTATGGATTTTTAATTGAAGTCACCAAGTACCAACAGTTGTGATCTATTTTTATTTGCTCTAACTATAAAATCTCTCTCACGGTCATTTTGATGCCCTCTCATTTGTTGTAGAGCTGCTCCTTTGTCCATGTATTGCATGCCGGTGGACTGTAGGCATCTatgattatcagtttatcatGCTGATTACAAATCTCTAGtgccattatgtcaacttctcgagGGTTGGCAATCATTAATTCATACCGTATACATCTGCTGGTGGTACCAATAAGCATACTACATATCTGCTTCCATTCTCGACTATTTTTACTTTATTAGATCACCTCAGTTGAGGAATAATTACTGACAGCAATTGATCCCCAATTTGCTCGTAACATTATTAAAACACAAACTAAGGCACTGAAATTCAGACTCAACGAAACACATATAAATACTGCAGCTTTATTGAAGCAGTTAAAAGCATATACAGTAGTTTTAGTGGGGCTGTAGTACATCTGGTATTTGTAGCTCTAAATTTGCCAGATTGAGAGGATTTTCAAATCCACAGTAACATTGTGTACTATATATTCAACAGGGCACTTGAATaatttcttgcaagaagtgccggaccaaccggctgtagggggatatgtgggcctgcgggctgctccaagcaacagcctgttggaccaagttatcacaagtcaagcctggcctcagggcaggcatggggagtagaactctcagaaccctctgcaggtatgctccaggtatcagTTATAGTTGATAGTCTAACCATCTTATGAGATAGTCATATTCAGAGAGTGGGAAGGTCTAGGTCTAATGGGAGGGTAGCAACCCATGGCATCTGGTGTAAGTGACACTAGACACTGTAAGCTAGGGTGAGCCAGAAGTGGCAGGTCCGGGCGGTAGTTGGGGTAGGTGGGGGTGCTGTCGATACAGCAGGGGAAGGGAAGAAGTGTTGTTCTGAGGCTGGGTAGGTTGACTGAACTGGTTCTGTGGTCCAATTCATACATACTGCACATGTAAACAAATCTCAAGCAGCTTTGGAATTTATGTATAAGTGAGAAAACCCAGCAATAATGGAGATTGGTTAACATAGCTAATCCTGTGGTGGTCGGGTacctttccctcccccttcccttaacTCAATTGAGGGAGGGGGCCATATTCAGATATTGGCTTCCAGTAGGTGCGTGTGAACCTTAGAGCCCGGTATGGTAACCAGGTGGGTAGCTCAAAGAGCCACTGAGAGACCCACAGGATGGAAGGGTTTCATTTAATCAACACTGGAGTTCCTTCCTTTTCTCCCATTATATAATTTTTTGTGTAATAACAAAATTTAGTTCAAGAACTTGGTGTTAATTCCCATATGATACCTAGaaaataattttattttaaaGTGTCTTACAATGCATTCTCACTTGTTGAATGTATACATGCACTACAATATTGTACAAATTGATTAATGGTTAAGAGCTGGGTTCCAGGAGCTCAAGGCCAATTTTCCACAGACACAGTTAAGTGTATACACGCATGTACAGTACAACACATCACTAATCATGTGATTAAAATATAATACCTAGTGTTCTCTTTCAGGTATCAACTTCTTCATAGAATCAGGCCATGTCTATGCTACTTCAGAAAAGGGGAGGTGGGAAAACCGCTTAAAATTAAGCAAGAAGTATGCCCCTGATATTGAAGACATAACCAAGACATGGATGAATATTTTCACATTTTTTAATTTACCTGAAGATGTATATATCACTTATGAGAAATCAATGTAAGTATGGTACTACATATTTGTTGTAtaaatatattactgtattaaaGAAATATATCATTAAGAAACGTTTGAAGCTTTCTGTTCCGACCAGCATTCAAGCTCTCTACGCCCCGGCCTTGTTCAAGCTCTCTACGCCCCGGCCTTGTTCAAGCTCTCTACGCCCCGGCCTTGTTCAAGCTCTCTAGGCCTTGTCTCGGCTATCATGACACATCATTACATTTTTAACAACATACTGTTGTTGTTGGAAATTAAACATACATAAAAACCACTAAACTCTGAGTCTTGACACCCAAACACATATTGTATATGTAAACAAACATTATACTGTTTTTACActacagtatataaatacacgTTATATACAGTATAACTATATTTTTAtaaaccataacgaaccactctaATTTTGGTGTGTATGTGgcagtgatatacaagaaaggggatagacaggaggcactgaactacaggccagtgtccctaacctgcataccatgcaagctgatggagaagattgtgcgaaaaaaactagtggagcatctggagcgaaggaactttgtaacacagcatcaacatgggttcagggatggcaggtcctgcctcacagggttacttgaattctacgaccaggcaacaaaaataaggcaagaaagagaagggtgggcagactgcatatttttggattgtcagaaagcctttgatacagtgccacacaagaggctagtgcgaaagttggagatgcaggctggagtgagagggaaggtactccggtggatagaggaatacctaagcaacaggagacaacgagtctgtgtgaggggtgaggtctcagattggcgagacgtcacaagtggagtcccgcaggggtcagtccttggacctatactgtttctggtatatgtaaatgatctcccagagggtatagattcgttcctctcaatgtttgccgacgatgcaaaaattatgaggaggattgaaacagaggatgatagtaggaggctacaagatgacctggatagactgagtgaatggtccaacaaatggctgttgaggttcaacccgagtaaatgcaaagtaatgaaactaggcagtggaaacaggaggccaggcacaggatacagaataggagatgaagtacttaatgaaacagacagagagaaagatctaggagttgatatcacaccaaacctgtctcctgaagcccacataaagagaataacgtctgcggcatatgcgaggctggctaacatcagaacggcgttcaggaacctgtgtaaggaatcattcagaatcttgtacaccacatatgtaagaccaatcctggagtatgcggccccagcatggagcccgtaccttgtcaagcacaagacgaagctggaaaaagtccaaaggtatgctactagactagtcccagaactaagaggcatgagttatgaggaaaggctgcgggaaatgcacctcacgacactggaagacagaagagtaaggggggacatgatcacaacctacaaaatcctcaggggaatcgaccgggtaaacaaggatgaacttttcaacactggtgggacgcgaacaaggggacacaggtggaagctgagtacccaaatgagccacagagacgttagaaagaactttttcagtgtcagagtagttagcaaatggaatgcattaggaagtgatgtggtggaggctgactccattcacagtttcaaatgtagatatgatagagcccaataggctcaggaatctgtacaccagttgattgacggttgagaggcgggaccaaagagccagagctcaacccccgcaagcacaattaggtgagtacaattaggtgagtacagtgtagaACTTCATGGTTTCACCATCTGACTCCAGCAGATGTCACCTGCTGGAGCAAAATGCTCAGAAATGTACCACGCACATCGTTATTATTACTATAAacactgttattattattatcggaTTTCTGTCACTAAATCATAAATATGAATCATTTTCCTCAAGATTATTTTCTAAACATGTCACATATGATGCATAGATTCACGAAACCTCGGCTGTGTGCTCTGAATGTCTACCCCTTGCTGTGAACATCATAACTATCATtttgttcactgatatctgaaccttgTACTTAATTTTTATTAGTCAGGATCATATATGACACAATCATTGCAACATAATTGCAATTACTTATTTTATTCGTCAATATTTAGTGGTGCTGTGGCATGATTTCAGCAGCTGTGGtgtaagctgctgctgctgcatgtgccagccttggttgctatcACTGTACCGAGGTTCTCACAGCCAGGAGGGATgtagacaatttttttttcaagatggcatcTATTTACTGGAGTCGTGAGGAACAGgatgtgagccccgtgtacctGCGGGAGTTTTGAGTCTTAGAATATTCTAAGAAATGTGATATGTTGGTGTGCTCACCCTCTTTTTCCAAGATATCACTGTGTTTGCAGTATAGTGGTTAATCACAGCATACACATAATTTTCCCTAAAGGAATGAGAGTTAAAGAATAAGTAAATGATGGTATTATTTGGATTTGTTTTAAAGTTTTTAAATCTTAAAACACATTTTGTACCACATGCATTAAAAAGCTGTGTTCTGTAGAGGATTTTTTAATGGACCAGAATTTGTTTGGTCTAAATAATAATTTGCTAGAGTGAGTTTTGTTGAAACAAATTTCCACAATACTGTGTGTTCAAAAgtgtgttttatcatttgcactaataaaaaaaatattttttgtagccagaaaattacattaactgAAATTGTTTATGAAGCATAGCTCATTTTGGATGTAAAAAGGTGCTTATTGGCAAAGGGGTTTAGAATAAATGGATCTATTAGTGGGGGGGTTCCATTGTACTGTACTGTGTTACATGAAATATTACTTTTTCTGTTTATTTACCTAAGTTTCTATGTGTATCATGATTTTTGTCATTCCAAACTACCAGTGCTGGTCACCTTAGTCCTCGGAATCTAGTGCAGGCTCATCAAACTGCTGCACAGATGCATGGTGCTCAGATTGTTCGCAAGATTGTGTCTACAGTTGTACCATCAAAGTCTGATGCATACAAGTAAGACATTCATTAAGAGAGAATTTttgaataatattaaaatatccTTCACTATTTATATTTTGGACAGGCAAGGTTGTTGATTTCTGATTGTTATATAAACTTATGCTCTTAGATATGAAAACAATTAGTGTAATTCTAAGACATTAATGATATAGATGATGCATAATAATTTTTTATAAAGTACTATACTGTAAGTGCTATAATGCCTGTCCAGATTACATAAGTAAATGTCACTATTGTTCCGGATGATGCATATACAGATGttaatattgtaaataataaattatatatattttgtttaacccagaagactgtttcagatctgaacagttGCAATGCAACAGACATCAATACAGAATGAATAGTTTCAGATTGGAGATTTATAGTCATTTCTCTGCAGGTGGGATGTAATGACAGAATGTGGCACTGTACTTCGAGGTCATCGTGTCCTTGTGGCGGTTGGCGCATATGCTGCTCTCAAGCCTCTGTTTCAACATGTTTGCCCTAACTTGGTTCCTCAACTGGCACTAATGGCACAGACCGTTGCATATCTGCATGTCGGTGAAGAAGAAGCTCAGAGATTGAAGTGAGAAACTTTCAGATTCAAATATTAAATCACATTTTCTTTATTTTATACTGATTTATCCATATCCATAATCTTAAAgtactgtatatacacacactgttTTACTGTACCTCGATAGAACAAACTACTGGGACCAAATGAGAGGGCAGGTGGGATGAACAAGGTGGTGCTAGCTTCGTGACATTTTCAATTGTTTATATTGTTTAGGGAGTTCTGTGGCTGTCCTTGAGGCTGCAGGTTTCAGTTGCAGAcagcagtggtttgttttgaaTCCCTGACTTTGTGGCTCCCTACCTCGCTGGTAGCATAAATGGATAACTTAATATATAAATGCCATGGCTCTGTGCACCTCTGTGAAGGGGACCAGCTTCTGGCTCTGGGGTCCCCTGTAGGCCTTAGAACTCCACGACTGATGGCGGCTAGTAGATGGCACTTACATTGGAGATACAGTAGTAGCTGCAGGAAGCCACAAGGGGGCTCTTCCTAGAAAATATAAACTTAACAATTTTCTTTACTTTCCAAAGATCATCTCATTTCTTGTTACCCCTCTCTAGGCAGAATCTATGTATACTGCACGGTACTACAGTATTGTATGTATTGCAGAATAAGCATTTTCATACAGTTCTTTATTATGATTTGCATTTGTGATATTATTTGATGACCGACCACACACAAGAAtgtgaaggggcgacgacgtttcggtccgtcctggaccagaatggtccaggatggaccgaaacgtcgtcgtcccttcacattcttgtgtgtggtctggtcatcctactttagccacgttattgtgactcatcgcctgcatgtgatATTATTTATTTGTTTGATATTTTAGAAATGATGCCAGTTCTATCTCCAAACTCCTCTGCAAGTCACTTCACTTCCTAGTCTCACTCTCTTTTTCTCCATCAATTTATCATTTTTCTTCCAAATTAGGATACCTCATCTTCAACCTACCTACCTTAACCCTTACGGTGTTACATCCACCATATGCAACTCTTTCTCATTTGATCCATTAAATTGATCCAGTCATGTACACCCCCGACAGGATGCTTTTAAATATCTGTGTAGTTTATTGGTTAAAGCCTCGTTATTACTGCTGATTGAGTTATTTTTTATTTGCAAATGTAGAAATACACAAAGCATAATGATCCTTGAGAAACAAGAATTCACACCACACAAGCACTGAGGTAAAATTAATATGGCTGGGATACATTCTGTGTTATACAATTTAAGGattctgtatataaataaaatacaatccaatgtttattcaagtaaaaatacatacatacgagttacaaacagaatgttggatttctagatagagctagtacatactgtgcctaaagccactaatacacacagcatttcgggcaaactatgggaaaaacacttagaataaaacttaaaactaatttaGATCACAGCATAAACTGAATTGAAAAAAGGggagaaagaaaaaaaataataataataattacatgatAGATGGAACAGCACAAATTTAAACAAAACAGCAGAAGTAATTTTAACTAAACATAATTACAATTTTCTTTGagtttatatacagtactgtacattataGCAGTCCCCGTGGCATAGTGGTAAGTGGCCTGGTGTTTCGCGAGTGTtttagcctgggttcgtatcctggctgggaagGATTTACTTGGcgaaaatccttaactgtagcctctatttacCCAAcactaaaatgggtacctggttgttaaacgatttggcggggtcaTGTTCTGCggaatattaggattaaagaCTTGCCCAAAACACTACAGGTGCTAATGGCTGTACGAGAAtataagaacttttgtatatataaataaataaaataaatacattATCACTTCCATGTTTCCTGCTTTCATGAGGTCGGGCGGCATCCATCCGGAGAAAAGGATAATTAATATAGCAAAAGATGGTAATgctgtatatataaaatatttaaaatagttTACCTTTTCATTACATCATTCACGATATATAGCATCACAGATAAACactgggaagggaactatcatgggaaagtgccaagccattagactatatagcactgggaagaggggtcaggataagaatttgggatgggacaggggggaagGAACGGTATGGTGCCcaacacttggacagtcggggattgaatgccgacttgcatgaagcgagaccgttgctctaccatccagcccaagtgtttgGGCAGATAAACACTGGAGGTACTGTGCTCCTTGTCAATTGTCATATACAGAGTATACATCTTAAATATACAGAGTTCACTCCCATCTTACAAATACAGAGTTCACTCCCATCTTACAAATACAGAGTTCACTCCCATCTTACAAATACAGAGTTCACTCCCATCTTACAAATACAGAGTTCACTCCCATCTTACAAATACAGAGTTCACTCCCATCTTACAAATACAGAGTTCACTCCCATCTTACAAACTGCTTTCTCCCAACATAATAAAGAAACTAATTTTGTTTGACATTAAATACAAAAACCTTGATATCACAGAGATCTTGATACTATTTAACCTATCCATTCCCAGTAATGAGCTTTTCAAAATTATACAGCACTGTATTGTATATAAAACAAGTGATTCAGATATGTTCGGCTGTAATATTTCTTTAACAATTGTATGATGTTTGTTCCTCGATTAAGGTAATGGAGTATTGTACTGTTTACAGGTTAATGCCATCTCTCAATATAGAATCTTCATTTGGTAAACTTGATGGAGCATATATTCTTCCTCCAATAAAATATCCTGATGGTAAGAAACCCAGCAGTTTTGCTCTAGACTCTCCCTGCAATCTCTGTTACACATTTTTGGTTTTGATATTCAGTGTTATCAATTTATTTTAAACTTTTCCATTCTATTTTACTTCACATATGCTTATTTTTAAATTCTCTTATAAAAGTTTGTAGTTTTTCAACTATTTAGAGTATTGGatgatatatttataaaatatgaTGTTGGCTTCAAAgaagtttatttaaaataaaaataagagtTTTGGTACAGATGAAAAGTTCCTTCTTGAGCAAGTCCATACTCAAGCCAGTTCAGTGCAACCTCATCCAAAAATGCAATGGGGAATCTTTACAAACTACTTTCACTGGGTCATTATCAGGAGAAGGGAGACGCAAGAATCCTCTACCAAGCCCTGAATGTCCATCAGGTTGTATAATCCTCTACACTCAGATTACCTCCTCCATGTGATCTTTGGATTCTTAGAAACTGCCAAAAATTGCTTTGCTACTGTTATCTGCGGTACCAATTGCTAGTTGACTGCCTTGGTCACTTTTCCCTACCCAAAACCAGGTGACAGCACTGGTTTAGTAAAGAGAGTGCCTAGGAATCTAAGTTTGATTTGGTTCTAACACCTCCCACAGAAGGCAAAGGGTAAGTCTGGCCAGATGAGTGGACATGGGACTGACCAAGTGGCTTGCTCATAAAAAAGCTTTTTATTTAGCTTACACTCAAAGCTTACTTCTGAATTTAAAATCACTTGGTAGCTCCCAGTGCTAAAAGAATACGCAATATCTCAAAACTTCAATGTTCCAGTTTTGTAGAAACATGGCAGTAGGCACCAATAGATTTAATATCCACTCCTGACTTTGAGACAAAGACAGGTAATTAACCACTGGCAACCAGCTTCCCTTTTAAACCTCAAACAAATGTTCACAATAAAGTATTCCACTAATCTACTCTTTGAGGC
It encodes:
- the LOC123769512 gene encoding monomeric sarcosine oxidase, which codes for MSAPEENVYQLIVVGAGMIGSAAAYHASLIPNTSVCLVGPAEPKCRKGREIFGCWYDEGRLCYRVSGTPTWSTLASESLYRYRELEKLTGINFFIESGHVYATSEKGRWENRLKLSKKYAPDIEDITKTWMNIFTFFNLPEDVYITYEKSIAGHLSPRNLVQAHQTAAQMHGAQIVRKIVSTVVPSKSDAYKWDVMTECGTVLRGHRVLVAVGAYAALKPLFQHVCPNLVPQLALMAQTVAYLHVGEEEAQRLKLMPSLNIESSFGKLDGAYILPPIKYPDGKWYLKLGHGDAYEQRKTTLDEVKDWYIQQSGSPECMNELAKYLCHILPGLKVEKVTADGCLTSDTPTREPYIEVVAEGFGLALGGNGCGAKSCDEIGRLAAHLVILGEWESEIPKERLKTIWEPSQL